One genomic window of Euleptes europaea isolate rEulEur1 chromosome 8, rEulEur1.hap1, whole genome shotgun sequence includes the following:
- the BPHL gene encoding valacyclovir hydrolase encodes MAGPGGGVRLCRLLSQLPPPGRRAALRPSGIAALYSSSTALTSGKIEVNGIHLHYQQTGDGNHAILLLPGMLGSGQTDFGPQLKSMNKQLFTIVAWDPRGYGNSIPPVREFPPDFFERDAKDAVDLMQALKFQKFSLLGWSDGGITALIAAAKYPHLIHKMVIWGANSSVTAEDMKLYNAIRDVSKWSERARKPLEEMYGYEYFSKTCEAWVDGISQFTHNPNGSICQPLLPYIKCPTLIIHGEKDPLVPRFHPEYLHKHIVGSQLHFVPEGKHNLHLRFAEEFNRVVERFLL; translated from the exons AtggctgggcccggcggcggggtgCGGCTGTGTCGCCTCCTCTCGCAGCTGCCCCCACCCGGCCGGCGGGCTGCGCTAAGGCCGAGCGGAATTGCCGCTTTGTACAG TTCTAGCACTGCATTGACCTCAGGTAAAATCGAAGTGAACGGCATCCACCTGCACTATCAGCAGACAGGAGATGGAAATCATGCCATTCTGCTACTTCCTGGAATGTTAG GAAGTGGCCAGACTGACTTTGGACCACAGTTGAAGTCTATGAACAAGCAGCTCTTCACAATCGTAGCCTGGGACCCTCGGGGATATGGAAACTCTATccctccagttcgagagtttccTCCTGATTTTTTTGAAAGAGACGCAAAGGACGCGGTTGACTTGATGCAG GCACTGAAGTTTCAGAAGTTCTCTCTGTTGGGATGGAGTGATGGTGGAATAACAGCACTCATTGCTGCAGCAAAGTATCCACATCTTATCCACAAGATGGTGATTTGGGGAGCCAATTCCAGTGTTACTGCAGAGGATATGAAACTTTACAATG CTATCCGGGATGTGTCCAAATGGAGTGAAAGAGCCAGAAAGCCACTGGAAGAAATGTATGGGTATGAATACTTTTCGAAAACCTGTGAAGCCTGGGTGGATGGAATCTCTCAATTTACGCACAACCCAAATG GTAGTATCTGTCAGCCTTTATTACCTTATATCAAGTGCCCAACATTAATAATCCACGGAGAAAAAGACCCTCTGGTGCCACGTTTTCACCCTGAGTATCTACACAAACATATCGTAGGGTCACA GTTGCATTTTGTGCCTGAAGGAAAACATAACCTACACCTACGTTTTGCGGAGGAATTTAACAGAGTGGTGGAAAGATTTCTTCTGTAA